The nucleotide sequence GTTGTTGATATTTTGTTATTCCCACAGGAATttccaaggttgaaaaagacgcgagatggAGATGGGACCTTGaagggtcgagacggacgttgaccagcCTTGAAATTTAAATGATATATTGGTTGTTTTATAATGTTTTCTataattatatagtgtatttatatttattaatttgttTTTAAAGGATACTATGTAAATCGATGTTTTTTAATTGTTAAAAGGGTTTAGGATTTTCGTTTACACTAGAACAAGGCCAGACAAAGTCAACTTTTGACCGACGTTGACAGAGACTTTACTTTTAGCGTTGACCGACTAATTAGACATTTTTAGGCGAAACAGTACAGGCTAGTCACCAAACCGCCTCAACCACTGTCTGCAACCATGAGAATTTCAGCTAAGCCCGTAACAAACAGTTTACAATCTCAATGACAGATTTAACGAGTGTTTTTCTCTGCAATATACAATTGAAAAGGCTCATTATTTGTAAACAATAGATTATCTCCGAACCTTTTTGTCAATATTTGTACAATAAACCGTCCTTGCACACATCTCTCTCTCATCCTCCGACTGAAACCAAAACATCAATAAGAAAAATAAGTAACTCGCGAGCAGTCACATGAAGTCTGCTCAAATACCCACACTTCGGACGGACTGACGATAGAAGCTTATAAGCTAAAGTAATTACAAGTAAATGTACCAACATACCCTTGGGAGGAAAGTTGGATTCACAGGAAGGATAGCGGTTTTTGAGGGCAAAACAGTAATTTGTGAAAAACCAAGCAGTGTACCGCAAAGATTAAGCGCAGCCCTTGCAGAGTCTGCAGCACATTGATCGAAATTTGTTTGCATTTCAAAACAATTCATTTCAATGTTATTCGAAGCTAAAAATAACATAAAGTAACAATATCGTACTCTCGTCACCAAACTCCACGAATGCAAACCGAAGGCGTGAATGTGGGTCACCACAAACTCGACAGTCCAGTACCTTCATAGTAaccattaattaatttttttttttttttttacttttaatgtATGATCAAGAATCTAGATAATTAAGAAAATGATTTTGCTAACGACAACCCTTAGGGCTGTCGTTAACGCGCTTTAAACAAATGTACATAGCGGTTACTTATTATTTTAGTGGTGGCAGTTACATGAATGTACAACAGTTTAAAGCGTGCTAACGACAGCCATTGTTGTTAGCAAAATCCATAAGAAAAATATTCTAACTTACATGCCCATAGCCGCTAAATAATGCAGCAAGTTGTTCTTCGGTAACCTATTGAAGAAACAGTTTGACTAAATAACTTGAAGTCAATGGAAAAAGATGTTACATTGTGTAgtaaaagtaaatttttttgtctATTTTACTTACATTGTGATCGATGTCGGAGACATAAACAGTTCTCTTAATGCTGTCTTCTCGTTGAGCTCTGAAAGCTTTGTCATTATACAGTCGCCGAGTGTGGCTATAATTATTTTGCCTCTGAtttagaaaattaaaatgaattttattatgaaaACAAAAACGAAGTCTGGtacaaagtaaactaaaaatctactATGAATGTGATCTTTAAAGAATCGTAAAGCGACAAACTTCAAGAAATTTAATTATGTGATATAAGGTAAGCCCTAACAAGCTACTATGTATGTGATCTTTATAACCTGAAAAACGACAAGCAAATTAGTAACCAGCGACAAAACAAAATCTAAATGACGTAAGTATTATACGCCGATCCTTGCTAACTAACATTTTAACACAAACTTTCAAGGATATGAACGAATGCAAGTTATCGACTATCCATTATTATATATCGAGAATCACAAATTAAGACATTTTTTGCTATAAGTTCTGTACCAATAAACCTGTAATTCCAATTTTCAaattatgcaaaaaaaaaaaaaaaaaactctttttTTTTCAACATCATAACTTCATGAAATAAACAACACAGCACTGATGTACACATGCATTTCTTACAAAACATATGAAATGCAGAATAATTATCCAACAAAAACTTTTTATCGAAAAATAAACATATCCAATTGCAAAAGATGAACAAACACATAACACAGCCTCAAGGTCTCAATTACCTAAATTTCAGTAGCTTATCGCATAAATTCAAATTCAAGGAATTGAATAAATACAATCATTAAAAATGCTAACTTTAATAAACAAACAATAACATCAGGTTAGTTTTTGCATAAACCATGTGTAAAAACCCCTAAATTAAGATTTCAATGCATCAAACATCAATTGTCCATACAAAACAATAGAATAAAAATATTTAGATAAAAGGAATAATACCCTTCTGTTATTGGGGTATCCTTCAATTCCATTTTGTGGGTTATTGTAGAAATAAGCAGGTTGCACAAAGTAATTAAAAGCAAGCTCGGGTTGATTATGATTGTGATCAATTGGTGAGTAAGAAGATGGAAAAAATTCTTTAGCCAAAGGATTTAATTTCAAATTTGATAACATATTAACAAAATCTTGCATTTGTATTTCTGATTTTGAATCAGTATCACACAATTTTTTGGACTCAACAACATCATTATTGGGATTCACATGATTACCACTCTCATTATCCACACTTTTAACAACAGAAACCTCAGTTTCAGGACCAGCAGCCatgatatgaatttttttttcttcaaaaagatCAAATTTTTTTCAAGAAAATTGAATCAAATGTTCAAAAGCTCTCACCTTTAAAAAAACCCAGATAAAAAGATTAAATTTTTATGAGAGAAAAAGTATAATAAATTGCTGATGAACAAAGCAAACAGTATTGTGTATCAAATCCCTATATTTTCTTTATATGGTAAAGATCAAGAAAGAAAGGTTTTTCATTGTGAATTGTATTGAGAATGATAATGGGTTCTTTCTTAATAAAGATATTAACATAAACATAAACTCATTTTTTTAATATGTGAAAATAAATATCAAAAATGAAAGAAATGAAGATTAAATTGCTCAGAAAGAGAAGGGTTTTTGAGCAATTTGATCACAAGATTGTGGTGGGTTTCTACAAGAGAAACAGGTGGCTTTGTGTTTGGCTTTTTCTCACTACCCTTTTTGTTGTTTTTACAAAACAGAAACGGTGGATGTGTTTCATTAAAACTTTAACTATGGAGTATaacttaataaaaaaataaaataaaaataaaagaaattatacATCAAAAAGCATTGAAGTGAGGGCTTTAAATTTGGAATGATGACAAAAAGATGACACAAGCTTGAATTATTGGTATTTTTTCTACATCTACTTTGGTTTTGTGATTTTTTTTCTTGAATGTAAATATTTTTCACATGTTGCAAGTTGTTTTCAATTGGTGTATTATTCTTGCTTggtaaaaattattaaaaaaaaaattgttatggTGCAAGTGAAGCCATCAAAGTATGGTGTGTTAGTGGTCCTTAGCATTGAAAGCTAAAAAGAAAAATGAAGGAACATTTTGGGAAAAAGGTACCACATGAGAAAGTAAAAAGGAGTCGCCTTTCAATTGTTTTGAGCTTTGGGAGTGAGAGTTTGGTGGAGGCTGTAGTGGTTTTGAGTTTTTGATACCAGCATCTTGTGTTTAGTTGTTGATATTTCGTGTTATGCCTGGCAAACGGgttaggttgggtcggtttgggtaacgggtcaaaatggttttgggttgaaatgggtcataggtcaaacGGGTCAATTTTCTAAACGGGTCCAAAtgagtcaggttgggtcggtttgagtaacgggtcgaaacgggtcacaggtcaattgggtcaaatgggtcaaacgggttacatcactttttttacatttattacattattttaattattattatttattaaatatacataagaaaCATTAATATACATAATTCCATAGGCTACTTTCTAGAAGATCCTAAATGATATAAACATGAATGCTTTATAAATTTTTAACGGATGAAACTTTTTATGCTTGACTCATTCACAAAACCCGTTAGACCTATTTCTATTTATTGATCTTTGAGCGTTGATACCCATTAGACCCGTTCATTCATTTTTTGTATAGGACTCAATATGTTGAAGAGAAACCCATTTGAATCTTTTAttaagttttgatttacattgttaagcctaatttttctcaagacccaattgacccgaaagcttgacccatttgacccgaatTTGAGTGTTTGAGTCTCAATTGTCAGGTATAATATTTCTACATTTAGTATTGATAAATTGATCAAAATTGTGCATTATTTATGTCTGATAAAAGTAATTAAATTACAGTTGTAGCGAAATTTAAAATCAATGGTGAATATATCATCACCGATTATCGGTTAATTAATCTTAATGCTACAATCTGTATTCAaattgtttttttaattttttttttttttatatcaaggGGTGCGCCAAGCCTAGGCTGTAGTGCAACGAAAAGGCGACACGTGAAGAGCCCCACTAGCAAGCTAGTGTAATGAGTCTTCCCCCATAAAAAAATAGATTAATATCGAGTGAGCCGATGGCTCACATATCAGATATTAAACTGATAAGAATAGATACTACACTTGATCTTAGCCAAAAGGCCGAGAAAGGTATTGTATTCCAATTGTTAACTAGGTCTTATATGATAAAGAGGTTCGAGATTAGTGTTATGAGTTTCTAACCCAAGTGTAGACTATTCCAATGataaaaaatcaaaaaataaaaagcTACACTTTATATGAATGGTATAAAGAGTCGATTCACATGAACCATGTATTGTTCTAACAAGAATTTTATGTCCACAATTGTTAATTCTAAAAAGTTGTTAATTCTAAATCAGATCATTAGTATTCCCTAAGTCTCATAAAAAGAATCTACATTACTTGTTCAAAAATAAATGTTTCTTACTCAAATTAACATTGAAAAGTGACAAAAGTTCCAATTCTACATTTTTTATACTTTGTATATGAAAATCGGCAAAATAATCACTTATAATTTTCCCTCTCACTTACTTTGTTCTGAAAGGTAATTAATTCGGAAACATATTAAATGGAGGAtcaaataattattttaacaacaTATCTTAAATTGAACAGttttttgctatgaaagacttttTGTGAGACTATGAAGTGTATATCTTTATAccaatataaagaaaaaaaattgtaCTGAGTAATTGTTATTCAAAAAAATTTAGTTGGTATTATTTTCAACGGATTGTTAAAAAAATGGATAGTGTAAATAACGAGAAAAGATTACTAATCACATGTACTCTTACAAAACGTTTAACCAAATTATATGCTTGCAACGTCATATATTTATATGGAAAAAGATAATGCCTTAAGGCACATGATAAGTCCAATCAATGAACTACAATTTTCCAAAATTAATAtaaattgtaattaatatttcTACATAAATGATATGCATGAGTTTAATAAATAAATTTAAGTTATAAATGAAAATTTTAAATGTGTTTACTCTTTCTTATCTTATACCCTTAGAACACTAGTTAGTAAAACCTATTTATATAACTTTTCTAATAACGAAATTTGAACATGTCTGTAAAATTGTCATGTTCCAAAATAATCACTCGTTTCCTAAAGATAAACGCTTTCACCCAAATTAATAGATATTACTAGTTTAAAGACCTGCGATTTTACGAGTTTATCAAAGATAAAAAatgataaaaactaattaaaaaattTATTCAAGAATGAGGGCATGAATAATTAAAGAGGTTGCAAATAAATTCTGTGTGTTTCGAAAATAAGTGGCGTGATAACCTAAAAAATAtggagaaacaaaattttaaaatatattttttgattgtttgcatttatatatatatatatatatatatatatatatatatatatatatatatatatatatatatatatatatatatagcatcatTTATTTTGAATTAATCTCAAAAtactgttgggaaattacggcctcactaatttccatcacccagcccaacaataacagaaaagaaataagaacaatacacaagacaataatttaacgtgaaaactccaaaacatgagaaaaaccacgggcctccaaagagagaaatacattatatcacaaattgttacaatgacatagacgactctcttaagccaactacactctccaaagtatttaactaatacaactctcaaacaaggataagaaagaaagaaataatcaaatacttaaagtgtattgattggtgcaaattggaatgaagacttagtcctccatttataaccaagtcacccacctccaacttcttcctcccacctatgtgggataacatccttccaAACTCTAAGCAACCATCtcattcttctaaccaaaacttcATTCCAATAAAGAGTATCCTCATTgaacattgtcaagacccgacaatcattatctcaagagacaaaacttgcatcctcattgaacattgtcaagacccgacaatcattgtcttGACAgataatcataactcttaacagaatCATCGTACTTCATCATAAAGAGTAtaacacttagaatatcacattccaagcactTCATATCGGCACGTGTTGTATATCCAGCTGAactgttatggtgcaacttcctgtttggctttccatggaagtttcatcagctacaacatatgtttccaccacacaacctacatcaacgccaaaccaatgcccatgtgcaacATGTGGAACTGCTAACAAACATCCTTTTCCATGGTGGTGCGCACACACTATGAGGATGACGTGACATcaaaggaattcgtcactctccgtaacaacggagacaatgttagcgtatTTGGAGCCATTTTCCAGATTAGCTCCACCTGGATAATTAACCCTTACAAACTCAGTCTTCCCGCACCCCCAGCATACCAGATTTTTTCTAGAGTTTTTCTTCCACCTTTCCGAACACAAGAATACCATACTTTTTGATGACGAGACCCCATTACCTTCTAGTCTTTTCTCCTAGGATAGGAGCTTggtagtaacgtcttcaaacttcagagtttctttccaatacatcaaaataggtttcatgtgctcataggaagatgacaaagataatatcaacctcaaagctttatcttcatcttccactttaactccaataacctccagttccgaaacaatgccattaagaatactcagatgatctgaaatctttaaaCCCCATCCATACACAAAGTATGGAATTGTTCTTTAAggcacaaccgatttgagatgccctttccCTGGTATAACTGCTCCAACTTATTCCAAAGTTCCTTagtcgttgataacccgtgcacatttgcaagcacattCTTTGCAAGATATAAACGAATCGCAATTGCCACCCTCAAATTCATATCATCTCATTCTTCTTCAATGAACTTACTGTTAGAATCACTGTCggaaacaaaggtgggtttacctttcaatgcaaccggactgaatcaacacatccttgacttgaacttgccacaagccaaaattgatcctcccatcaaatttttctactcaaacctcattggacagaacttcgacatcgtatccgtatcttaTGAACAACACTttatctgattttgcccacgtttcaattgGCCGACAAATGTAGTGGAGAGgtaggatccgttaaattggaatATCCAGTAACCAAGTCCACTAAAAATTCTTGGCACCACTTACTCCGAATaagaaaatattgtctaaccatataccctatacgatcaatagaagtaGTTTTTGATGTGGAAGCTCAGACTAAGTCGCggccacagagcatactccgactcctataaccaagACCCCCCCGCCAAAATCGACGCTCTGATACAGGTTGTTGGGAAATTACaacctcactaattcccaccacccagcccaacaataatagtaaagaaataagaataatccacaacacaagaatttaacgtagaaactccaaaacaggataaAAAACCatgggcccccaaagagagaaatacaataCATCACAAATTGTTGCAATgacatagacgactctcttaagccaactacactcttcaaagtatttaactaatacaactctcaaaaaagggtaagaaagaaaaaaaataataaaatacttaaagtgtattgattagtgcaaattggaatgaagacttagccctccttttataaccaagtcacccacTTCCAccttcttcctcccacctatgtggtaTAACATCCTTCCAAACACTAAACAACCATCTCATTCTTCTAACTAGGAATGACACCCGCAGGCGACGGGCACAGATCCTTAATACCCACGACCCGCCCGCCAAAAATTTTCTTTACCCCGCGGGTACCCGTTTACCCGCCAACGGGTAAATTTTTCTGCCCGTACCTGCGACCCGCTGGTATCCGCAACCCGCGGGTTTAGAAAATGTGCACTTCTAACAAATTTTTTAGTGACGGATACCAATTACCCGCGGTTAAACCCGCGAATATTATGAAGATATATTAAAAAAttgaattatataatatataattaagtatatgtatGCGGGTAAGCGGATATACCCGTGGGTAGCTCAAACGGGCATCACGGATTGACGGGTCAGGTTTCTCCCACGACGGGTATgtaatacccgcgacccgcccgtgaCCCGCCATCGGGTACAAAATTTTACCCGACCCGCGCCTGTGAGTACATTTTTCATAAATACCCGCCCATCACGGGCacgggtgtgacaacccggaaatttccaaccaaatttaaactttatctttatattattccgacacgataagcaaagtttattaagttaaatctcaagaattttaaactgtgttcatacattcattataacctcgaccaaatttcgacgattcacgaaccgttatatataaatagatatgtatatatatgtatatatatatatatatatatatatatatatatatatatatatattataacttgagaatattaataaaatattaaacgtataatactttacacgaacgtatttgtttcaatatgtttatcgatggaattagaagataatatcaaatgattgatttatcagatacattgtgatatgattacgggtccactgtgatttaagaaatctattctttttgacaacattcggaaaatggtaaagtgatttataagtaagaacgtggagtgtaaataacttagatgttggatatcgacaagttaagtaactcgacatttttcattaagatgatttcatacgtttatttaacctttggactttatcccatgcttcaccaacagactgtaatttaaaaacttgaaacctattatgaatatatatgattctacttttctaaaacgttttatgatataacgatttccattattttaacctttaaacaaaatgattcttaaatataattagttttggaagAAAAAaatttatcatatttatttgatttagtttcaaacgtacaaaaacgttttcagtttaaaaagaactttattattaaaacgtatataacttttataaatatctagaaccacttttgacaactcattacttaaccagtatgataaagataatgatatttatattttattttattaaatatatataacgatttaaattaatattatatatatttatacgcgtattatacgtacatagttttatacttttactatacttaaactttacatttactttatttttactttactttcactttaataattcactttaatagttcat is from Rutidosis leptorrhynchoides isolate AG116_Rl617_1_P2 chromosome 10, CSIRO_AGI_Rlap_v1, whole genome shotgun sequence and encodes:
- the LOC139871724 gene encoding polyadenylate-binding protein-interacting protein 9-like, with the protein product MAAGPETEVSVVKSVDNESGNHVNPNNDVVESKKLCDTDSKSEIQMQDFVNMLSNLKLNPLAKEFFPSSYSPIDHNHNQPELAFNYFVQPAYFYNNPQNGIEGYPNNRRRQNNYSHTRRLYNDKAFRAQREDSIKRTVYVSDIDHNVTEEQLAALFSGYGHVLDCRVCGDPHSRLRFAFVEFGDENSARAALNLCGTLLGFSQITVLPSKTAILPVNPTFLPRSEDEREMCARTVYCTNIDKKVSQLEVKNFFETRCGEVSRLRLLGDNIHSTRIAFVEFVMAESAIMALDCCGQTLGSQPVRVSPSKTPVRPRDARPFHPK